The sequence below is a genomic window from Coffea arabica cultivar ET-39 chromosome 4c, Coffea Arabica ET-39 HiFi, whole genome shotgun sequence.
AGGAAGATTTTGGAAGATAGTACGATACTACTTCAAAAGATTCAGACCAAGGAGAATCCTGCTGATATGCTTACGAAGGTTGTGACAACTATCAAATTCCaacattgtttgaatttgataaaTGTTGTGCACGACTTGAAGATTGGCGCTTGACAACGCATTTGAAGACACCACCGaatttgagggaaaaaaaaaatttgtatttttggtgggattagaaattatgccaaggtggagatttgttgaattcAAAGCCAAGCCTCAATTGATGACTTTTTCAAGCCAAAATTGAGGACTTTGAATTCTTTGGCCTAAGTTTCTAAATCCCACATCGGTTAAGTTTAACATTTGAGAGGTTGTTTGAGAACTATAAATAGCTCTCAAACAAACCAATTCAAGTACACCAAGCAAGAGCCAATAACttgctttcttctctctctttgtaatatttcttCTAGTGAAATATTAAATTGTCGGTAGTGTCCGAGGACGTAGGCAAATTAGCCGAACCTCGTTAAATTCTGGTGTTCTATTTTATTGTCTATTTAGTAGCTATATTTGTAGGTATATTTGTAGTGAGTTATTGTGCAATTAAGTGCATATATAGGTGATTCTGTCTAGGAAATTGGTACTTAAGCAGGCCAGTGTGCCTCACCAAATATTTCCTGGGAATTACCATTTTGCAATTTTAGGTACAATAATTTACTCGTTATACCTTAACTTTGGTAGGGCTTCCGCAACAGTTTTGAGGTAAGGAACATCGTCAAGGTCAGGACACTCATTCCCAACCTGATCAAAAACTTGAGCAAGAGCAGATCCGCCAAGACGCCGCTTCCCTTTTGCCAAGTCGATATGAAGCAGTATGCCGTTGTCTCCGAGTTTTAAATCTGGGGTCACTGTTTTTGTTATATCTGGACAAGTTACATAGGTGCTGATTACAAGATTTCCAGGAGCCTTGACAACTTCCCCTGATGTATGGGCTGCCATTGAGAGACTATCTTTTCCCCCATCAATTGCAATACCAAGTTCAATCATAGCCTCTGAAAGAGCCAAAGCAGCATCATACATTGCTGCTCCTTCCCCATCCATTTTAGCAGCATACATccaatttccacttgctttgacATCAGCGAGGGAAGTGACCTTTGCCCAAACTAGATTAGTAAGTGCTTCTCCAACTGCCAGTCGCGCCATTGCCTTTGGATCCAAAAGCCCTTTGATTGGTTGCTCCCCAATTGAGCATGCACCTCCTGTCAAGTCAGTGTAGCTTTGAGCGATAACAGCAACATCAGAAAGTGTAATTTGCAGGGGGCCTACAGTTTGCTGCTGTGCCACAAGACCTGTGACACACCTATCAACTTTTGTAGTCAAGAATCGTTTTGAACATACCGAGGGCAGCCTTAACACTCTCTTCAGAGAATCCTTTAAGGTTATCCCTGGTGCAATATCAAGTGGCTCGCGCACATTAACTGTGCGATGGAACTCAAAGGTTTTCTGTGGCATATCACCAAGCACTTTTTCAAGTTCAAGGTCCTCAGCTGGTGGTGGAGGCGGCAATCCCTTTGAAATGCATCTGTCAACAGCCAAACTGTCAATTAAGACAACACATCCCTCCCCACTAATTGTTCCAATAACAGCCATAGAGACTCTTTCCCTTTCACAGATAGCCTGCAGCAGGCTGCGGCTTTCAGGCTTCACCAATATTGCATCTTGCTCCTGATACTCTGCACCCCAAATTTCCAAGACAGACATGGTGTTATCTCCAACTACAATTGCTCTTATATCAATTTTAGCACCCTTTGGATATATTATTTCCTTGACAACATTACAGTTTCCACCAGCGCCCTGATCATGGATACTTATGATGGGGTTCTTCTCTCCCATCTCGATGCATGCACGGACCACACGATATAACTTCTGAGCCATCTCTGCATCTCCACGTTGTACAGCATTGAAGTCAAGTTCAGCGTCATTCTGACCGCTGACCATGCTGGATGCAGCACCCCCTCCCATTCCTATACGATATGCTGGGCCTCCAATCTTGACAACTAACATGCCAACTTCAGGCTCACCCTttgtaatgtggatgtgatccATTTGCCCAATACCTCCGCTGAACATAATTGGCTTCAACCATTCACGCCTTTCCCCACTTGGGAGTCTCATTCCAAAAGTCCTCGTGTAACCTTGAATTAAGGGTTCCCCAAATTTATTCCCATAGTCTGATGCACCATTACTAGCATCAATGAGAATCTGCAATGGAGAAGCCAAGTTAAGTGGGTAAGTGAATGATGGATCTTCCCATGGGGCATATGACCCTTCAATATTGAGATTTCCAACACAGTATCCAGCAGTAGATGCGACAACAAAAGAACCCCTCCCGGTTGCATGGGTGTCCCTAATGCGTCCTCCGGCTCCAGTTTCAGCCCCGGGATATGGTGCCACAGCACAAGGAAAATTATGGGTCTCAGCAGTAAACAAGATATCAAGGTCATGTTTGCTCATGTTTAAGGAGCATGTGGAACCAGGTTGAACTGGCTGCAACTGTTTCACAGGAAACCCTTGGATTGCACTAGAGTTATCCTTGAAGCCAATGACGGAATTGTTAGGGTTTGCCTGCAAAGTACTCTTGACAATCTGCATGAGAGTCCTGTCCATTGGTTTACCATCTATAACAATTTTCCCAGTAAAAAACCAATGCCTGCTGTGTTCGCTGTTGGACTGTGCAATATCAAACAGCTCAACATTGGTTGGGTTCCTCTTAGTATCATGCCTGAAAAGCTTGGTGTAGTATTGTAGATCTTGTTCATCAAATGCCAAACCCATTTGCTCGTTGATTTCCTCCAATGCCTCCCTTCCTTTCTCCATGACTGGTATATGTCTGACCTCCTCTGGAACTACATTTGTCTCAAAGGAAGTAAGCTTTTGTGCATAAACACATTCAGTCATCCGATCATGCACCATTGCAGCAAACTCATTAATTTGACCGTCCAGCAGAGAACCGCTACCAGGCTTAACATGCAACAAGTACCTCCTCGATCGCTCCATTCTATTTATCTCTGTCAACCCACAAGCTCGGCAGATTGACACAGCATTTGCCGACCATGCTGTAGTAAAGGACAGCCTAGGTCCAACTTCAACTAAGATTGCATTAGAGCTATTCTTCACCTCTTTATCAAGAAAACTTTGAGTCCCCAGATTTTCAGGCTCATATGTTTCTCCTAACACCCATTGAAGCACTGAGAGCTTCTCACTAGAAAGACTGGAATCGAGCCCGATATTGAAACAGTGTTCAGTTTTCAATCCAATTATTTGGtttgatattttggtatgaatCGTTTTCAGAAGCTCACATGTGGCACTCTCTTGAATCAAAGGTACAcgataaaaatgaaaaacctTTTCGTCTCCTATCCCCTGAACCTCACTTAGTTTTTCATCAACTGAACTACCAACATTTCCTGAAACCACAGCTCTAACCTTTACTGGCAAATGGGATCTTAACCTAATACCCTTGTCATAATTTTTTCTCAAATGACTCTTTCCTTGGACTGTACCCCAAAGCAATCGATTCGTCCACCTTGGTGGATGTCTAGGCAAGATTAATTTTTGCCTACACGAACCCTGTAATAGTGATCAGACAAAAACCGAAAAACAATCAATACCGTCCATTTTCCAAGTACTCTCACATAATAAAATAAGTATTTCACCATtggaaaaagtaaaaagaaagaaatatgaagaaaatgcatacgTGCAGAAACTCTGATGCTGTAATATCCCAAGCAGAAGCAGCCATGAACTCAATCTGCAACAAATGAGATAAATAAACATGCATGAGCAAAAGAATGCACAACTATTCAGCGGGGGCGAGGTAACAACCATCAAAAAAACAAATCTTGGaaccatcaaaattttgatcaaaccTCTGTAAATAGTATaatctaaaaactaaaacatgGAAACGGACtcatttaaattaaatttaaaaaaaaaaacctctacCAAAAGGTTTCATCACAAACTAGCAAGTCagaccaaaaaaaattataccttTCAGATTAAGAGACAAAGGCAGCTATTGTTGTACTTTGTAATGGCGGGTTCAAGAGGTGGTGATGGTGGCCAGTGAATTTGTCAAGGGGTGGTGTCGGCAGGAGGCCAGTGAATCTGCCAACGTTGAGGAGTAGTGGCGGGAGGAGAGGCTTTCCAGCGGTTTAAATGGCTAAGGCTTTAAGGGCACTACACAATGCTCTTAATAGGGAGCCGCAGTTCCCGCAGAATCCTAATCAGACTCTGCTCGTTCCCGCTTAAACCCTCGGTGAAACTGGCTTAAGCCCGACTACAGAGCCTATCCATGTGTATATAGGGATATACCACCAGTGAACCAAAGCACATTCTAACTCCCTTTGGCACAAAAGAAAGTCTATTCAACAACAAAAGTGTTCCAGTTTTGATGAAATCTATTTTTTGTCATTCCAATGTTGTAAATCTTGTTTTCGCTTGTCAAGACTATAGATGGTGTCTTGGATTCATGTAATTTGGAAGTTACATAGCGGGGAATGTtctaccaaaacaaaaaaactgtAAGAATTAATAACTTATAATTTTAACCAAATAGGAAGCGTATATTGAGAAATATTTAagtatacatgtatatatatatatatcatggaGTACTTGAATTCGGAGGAAAAGATTTGATAGAAGGTATCTAATGCCATTAAATCATGCGCAAAAAAGCGATTGATTGATGATGTgattaatttcaaatttgattgGTTACCAGCAAGACCTGTAATAGAAAAAAGAACACGTGAGAATGTGTAtatttttgaaagagaaagatGTAGTAGGGGACTAAATAAATTTCCTTCTGAAGTGGATAATTTAGAAGAGATCATTGGAAGGTGTAATGTCCAGCGCATGTAAACAAGCCTCTGATGAAACCCAAAAGCAAACACGTCATATATTAAAGTCCCTCTATTTCTCAAAAATATCATATCATTCTTGGCAATGTAGTTATCTGAGCAAAAAGCCGCCCATTCTCCTTCAAAATGACGGTTCATGATTTTTAAGTTCCACCGAGCTAAGCCATGCTGAACAACTATAGTCTATCCATGCTGAAAATGGTTGGATTCAAAAATATCATCAGGTATTTCCTGGAGAAGCAAAAAGACAGATTGGATAAActggaaaataaaagaaaaacaataaataaGTAGACAAGCTACCTGGCTTTCAATGTTTGTGCAAGAACAGTACATAACACCATTGTTGTCCATCGGAAATTCTATAGCTTTTAGTTGTTTctagaagcaaaatataaagattAAGTATATTAGATTACGGAGGAGTGGATAAATGGTCCaacaaaaatattatttaaaagaaaaattctaCCTGTTTTTGCAAATGCTGATGAAGAGATGTGGGTGATATTTTGTAACCACTGATGAACTGATTCAAGCGAATATAAACATGGTTCACCCAGCGCTTGAAGGATCATAGGATAAGCTTCAAGGAAGTCATTTTTTGGATAGTATACCATGTTTCCTAAGCCTCTTTGTGCAGCAGTGGCTACATGAATCCTTCTACGATCAAATGTGCAAAGGTAAAATCGTATTTTGGTCTTTAGCTGAACTGATTCCCATTTTTTGAAAGGATTTTTTGGTCGATTCATTTCTATCCTCAGCAGATCAATGGCCAAGAGATAGGTAGATGTTTAACGTAATGTAGAAGGAGACGTACCCttttgcttggttggttttttGGGCAACTTGGagcaaagggaaaaagaaaggttTTTCGGCAAGAGTATAAATGGAAGCGTTGTTCCAGAGCATGTATAAAAAGGTGGTGAAATGTTAGGTAAACCAATTAAATGCAAAGGTAAGAGAACCGCTAGAAACAGTAAAGATGAAAGAAGTGAAATATAGGCTTCTTCGAAACAGAGCTGTGCATTAAGCAATAGAACTGTTTTGCCTGTAATAAATGGGCTGACAGTATATAGGCTGAGAAATAACTGGTAGCTATCATGGTATCATGCTGAGCTGTTACATATTTGCAGTGGGAGACCAGAAAAATATTAACTGGAAGGTGCGTCAGCATGTAAGAAATAGCCAAAGATTAAAAAGTGGTCTCCTTTGCAACAATTAGGACCGAACTGAATATTTTTATGCGTACAGTCTTCTCCCCCACTAGAGAGAACTTGGCATCATACACAAAAGATAGTGCATATGGGTTAATAGAAAGAATAGTTAAGGGAAACAAAGCCAAGTGCTTGTAAATAAGAGAATAAAGGCTTAGAGATTTCTGGCGAAATGATGTTCTGCAATAAACAAAAGTACAGACACTACTATTTCGCCTGTTGAATGCACGGTCCCAAAACAAAAGAGCAGACATACTTGACTCAGAACAAAAGCATGCATAAAGGCACTCGATCAGCTGGCTGCATTGTTTTAGAAGAAAAGAGTAGACATAGTACGATCAGAcaagttttgtttttttttgtggcGCCTGGTTTATCATGCATTTCTTCAACTTGTGCTTCTTCGAACTGAGAGAATTTTGTATCAAGGCAAACTCTGAATTTTGATGTAGAACCAGACTCATCTGAATAACAATTAACTCTAAACCATCAGTAAATATACCCAATAAAGATTCGACATGAGACAACATGCAACAATAACGAGAAGACCTAGTGTTAAAGCTCGCAAAGTATTGGTAGCGGTTTCTGTGGAATTAGGCAGGGCTCCCACTTCTTCGGCTTGTTGGAGGGACAATGTGTTGCCATCACTTTCGAAATAGTAGACAATTGTATAGTGCTGGTGAGATGCCCTATCTCTACTATTTACTGGCTTTAACTGGACAATGAACATCTTTGACTGAAGATCATCATGAACCTTTTGTAGTGGCAACTCTATATTCTATAGCAAAAGGAAACAGAATAGTAATAAGGTATCTTAATTTCTTATAGCAGTCTTATCTACATTAGATAAGAATAAAAGTTAATTAGTTTGGTAATTCATATAGAGATTAAGAATATTTTGATAGAATTAAAAAGTTGAAAGGTGAGATTAGTTTCCTGGGTGAAGCTTTCTGCTTTTCATCACAGTGGTTGCAGGTGTAAGTAGTAGCAAAATTTGCCGATGTCATGCGATGGCATTTGGTACAAGCCATGTAATAGTATTTTTGGAAGATGTGTTGAAAGGATAACTTTGCTTTTACCCACGAGAGCTGAGATATTTTTAAAAGAcacattcaaattttgaatgCATCAGACTGATGAATAATCTGTATAATACACCAAACAATCAAAGCAAGAGAAAGATATAAAAAGATACAGATAACCTTTTGAGTAGGAATAACATCAATAAGCGAAGTGATTTTTTGCTGCGACTgtgatagggtataatttgttagtaattttattattgatttccccttctatccctgacaaatattgtgttaattgctgatatttactcatatttggtatttggacttaatttcaggaataaagcagaaaactaccaaaaaggagggactttatgGAAAATATGGAGATTTCTAAGGGTTTCAATGCTTGGgctcttgaattggtggggaccacaagctagtggaAGGCATCTAGTCATTTGGACTCTTAAAAGAAAGCTACGGAAAGAGACTTGGGGGCAAGAAGTACTTTgaaggctttgtccacatgtgtggggaccacctagatagcCTTTAGTCATCTTTCTTTTATTGCTTAAATAGGGATAACGTAGAGTATGAGGGATATCTctagttttagtttcttttctttctttccttagactggcctctgacaca
It includes:
- the LOC113738927 gene encoding probable phosphoribosylformylglycinamidine synthase, chloroplastic/mitochondrial, which translates into the protein MAASAWDITASEFLHGSCRQKLILPRHPPRWTNRLLWGTVQGKSHLRKNYDKGIRLRSHLPVKVRAVVSGNVGSSVDEKLSEVQGIGDEKVFHFYRVPLIQESATCELLKTIHTKISNQIIGLKTEHCFNIGLDSSLSSEKLSVLQWVLGETYEPENLGTQSFLDKEVKNSSNAILVEVGPRLSFTTAWSANAVSICRACGLTEINRMERSRRYLLHVKPGSGSLLDGQINEFAAMVHDRMTECVYAQKLTSFETNVVPEEVRHIPVMEKGREALEEINEQMGLAFDEQDLQYYTKLFRHDTKRNPTNVELFDIAQSNSEHSRHWFFTGKIVIDGKPMDRTLMQIVKSTLQANPNNSVIGFKDNSSAIQGFPVKQLQPVQPGSTCSLNMSKHDLDILFTAETHNFPCAVAPYPGAETGAGGRIRDTHATGRGSFVVASTAGYCVGNLNIEGSYAPWEDPSFTYPLNLASPLQILIDASNGASDYGNKFGEPLIQGYTRTFGMRLPSGERREWLKPIMFSGGIGQMDHIHITKGEPEVGMLVVKIGGPAYRIGMGGGAASSMVSGQNDAELDFNAVQRGDAEMAQKLYRVVRACIEMGEKNPIISIHDQGAGGNCNVVKEIIYPKGAKIDIRAIVVGDNTMSVLEIWGAEYQEQDAILVKPESRSLLQAICERERVSMAVIGTISGEGCVVLIDSLAVDRCISKGLPPPPPAEDLELEKVLGDMPQKTFEFHRTVNVREPLDIAPGITLKDSLKRVLRLPSVCSKRFLTTKVDRCVTGLVAQQQTVGPLQITLSDVAVIAQSYTDLTGGACSIGEQPIKGLLDPKAMARLAVGEALTNLVWAKVTSLADVKASGNWMYAAKMDGEGAAMYDAALALSEAMIELGIAIDGGKDSLSMAAHTSGEVVKAPGNLVISTYVTCPDITKTVTPDLKLGDNGILLHIDLAKGKRRLGGSALAQVFDQVGNECPDLDDVPYLKTVAEALPKLSEHQTCQEILPSLHIPTCIRLPSFPLEDWLASMFDSYEGNATISAKRAGFLIVLFGLLVAIDSCCCESSSTGTFSSVDSSSTIGVLSSTPISTAGLIMLLSNSICLGVLSTCWGVLSFCCLALNSTKTVFNKVQELLSEDLISAGHDISDGGLIVSALEMAFAGNCGISLDLTSVEGSPFKTLFAEELGLLLEVSKKHLDMVMAKLSDLGISAGIIGSVTVSQVVDVKIDGVTFLNEETSALRDIWEETSFQLEKFQRLASCVESEKDGLKYRQVPSWDLSFTPTYTDEKYMTSISKPKVAVIREEGSNGDREMAAAFYAAGFEPWDITMSDLLSGTISLHPFRGIVFVGGFSYADVLDSAKGWAASIRFNRPLLDQFQEFYERPDTFSLGVCNGCQLMALLGWVPGPRVGGVMGVNGDPSQPRFIHNESRRFECRFTSVRIEESPAMMFKGMEGSTLGVWAAHGEGRAFFPDEGVWNSVLNSKLAPVRYCDDDGKPTEVYPFNLNGSPLGVAAICSPDGRHLAMMPHPERCFLMWQFPWYPKHWSVDKKGPSPWLQMFQNAREWCS